Part of the Suricata suricatta isolate VVHF042 chromosome 8, meerkat_22Aug2017_6uvM2_HiC, whole genome shotgun sequence genome, CGCGGCGCGGGGAGCTGGGGAGGTACTGGCAAGGACTCCGCAGGGTGCGCAGGCTGTGTGAGTCTTCAGAGCGCTGCAGTGAATTCGATCTAGATCCCCGAATGTGCCGTATTGCCTTCCCTTCTTGTCCACCCAGTTGTGTTCCTAACAGTCTAGACCAGAGGTTAgtaaactttgtctttttttttcctgtaagacgccagatagtaaatattggAGGCTTTCTGGCTCGTTCGGCCTCTGTCCCCGCAACCCCCTTGTAGCACAGGAGGACAGGAGCAGCCTGTGAGATGTGACGGGACGCGCGTGGCTGTGTCCAGACGTTCACAAAAACAGGCGGGCGCCCAGACTGGTCGCCAGGCCCTCCTCGGCTGTCTCCCTGACCTGGACAGTCGTGCACAGTGGCGTGCCAATGAGAAGACAGAGCACTGAGCGGTCGTCAAGGTTACCGTTCTGTACGTTCATTTTAGGTTTACGTCTGGCTGGTGAGGTTtatccttgggggggggggggggggagtcggAGCCTAGAATAGGGCCTGAGCACACGGTCGGCACCGAACACGTAGAGCTGGAGAGGCACTCTGCTGCAGAGTCCACTGCATCGccgccgcccctgcccccacgcGGGGCCCTGCAGCCTTCACTCTGACTTTACTATAAGTGGTCTTTTGGACCTTCCTAGGAGGTGTCCCTCCAGGATGTCCGCAAAGAAATCAGCTTCTGCCGGAAGGTGAAGCTGCCCATCATCGGAGTGGTGGAGAACATGAGCGTCTTCATCTGCCCCAAGTGCAAGGTGGGTGCGTGTTGGCCCGCGGCCTGGCCCACCAGCCCCTTCCTCCCGGTGGTGGGGGAAAGCTGGAGGGGCCCTCTGGGACACGGTTTCTGCTTTTCCCCTCATTCTGGGAAGTgagatccctctctctctctctctctctctctctctctctctctctctctctctcactcacacacacacacacacacacacacacacacacacacacacactctactgCTCATTAAGGAAAGTTCTTCAGGAGTGGGTAATGTttcatattatgttatttttgttaattgcTTTAAAATGCCCGTCTTTAGTCCTGAAACAAACTCCAAATTCTCCCCCTTTTACCTTGCCTCGTAGAAAGAGTCTCAGATATTCCCCCCAACAACAGGGGGTGCAGAGCGCATGTGCCAGGATCTGAAGATCCCTCTCCTTGGAAAAGTGCCCCTGGACCCACACATAGGTGCGTGACTCTGAGCGCCGGTCCCCATGTCATGTCACCGGGCACGGTGGGGCCACCGCCGCCGCCCCCGGGCCCACCCATGGGAGCTCCCCTCTAGCTGAGAAGCCATAGCCTGTATGGCTGGGGTCTGGTCAGGGGAGCGAGGAGACCTCCGTGTGAGGAGGGTGCTGGGTCGGGCCTGGAAGGTGGCATCACAACTGTCCTAGAGCTGCTGAAAGGCCACAGGAGAGGAATTCACCCCAGGAGAGGGGCCTGGGCAAGGGGGGCGGTGTGGTCCCCTCTCAGGAATTAGGGTCTGAGGTGAAATGCcttctttagaatttttattttttagagaccaggtgtgagtaggggaggggcagagagggggagacacagatctgaagcagggtccaggctctgagctgtcagcacagagcccgacccggggctcgaactcataatctgcgggatcatgactggagctgaagttggacacccaactgagccatctcgGCTCCCCCCAAAATGCCCCCTGTTTAATACCAGAGTCCCCTGGGCCCCTTCCAGACACCCCCTGACGGCAGTGAGCCCGGAGGAGGCCTGGTGGACCCAGTCCCCATGCCATGTTCACTCTTGCTCTGTTGCATGAGGGGGAAGGCCGTCCACACCTTTAAATCATAcctgcctccaactttgttttctgGGCATCACAGAGTTGACCTTGGTTAAGTCATGCCTGTGAGCTGCAGCGGTGTTGGGGCCATAGCGGCAGCAGAGGGGCCTGGGCCGGCAGGCAGCCCCGGGGAGAAGGCCGGCTGGAGCCCCAGTGTGAACGGCTCGGCAGCCCAGCCTGGCAGCTGTGAGTGCTGAGGAGGAGGCCTTCACGTGGCCCTGAAGGGGAGTCGGGAAGGAGGGGGGTAGGACTTGCCCCCGGGGCTTGGCGTTGCCATGGAGAGGAAGACGCACCCAGGAGCGCGGGAAGTTGACAGCATTTAATGGTTGGGGAGAAAGGTGGCCAGTCCTGAGCCTTCCGGGAGCAGTGAACCCTGGAGACACTGTTGTGGGGAGGGCCCGGTTCCCCTTCACGTGCTGGGtctgagaggcagggagggtTGAGGGGTGTCCGAAGGCTGGGGTGTGGCAGGGGACCTGCCCAGCCGGAGAggtggtgtgggggtggagggaggaggggctgagggcatGGCAGCAAGGGCACAAGAGGGGCTGCTCTGCGAACCCTGGTGCCCAAGACAGGATCCTGGGAgccttccttccttgctccccTCTCCAGAAAGCGCCCTGTGGTATGGGCTCCCCCTGAAACACAGACCACCCAGCTGCTGTTTCAGGGAGGGCGCAGACACCCACGGAGCAAAATCGGTTTGTACTGCCCAGACATGTGGAATTTGCCCAGCTTCTCCCTCCGGCTGTAAGAGCGCGGGTCCCCTGGTGCGGGTCCCTGACGGCAGGTGGAGCACAGGGATGGGTGTGGGTGAGGGGCTGGACGGGGGCTCCGGGCGCACTCGCGGCCATCAGCCTCTGCCTGTGCCACCACTGGAGTgcaggaggggcggggcctggaggagcaggaggagagggggccGCTCGCCCCCATGCAGGTCCGAGCCCCTCCGCGGGAGCGGGGCCAGGGGGCTGGGCTCCTGCCAGACTCTGGCCCACACCAGGCTGGTCTTAACGGCCACTTTTCGCAATACACGAGGTCGTCACAAAGCAGGGGGGCCGCCAGGGCAGCTGCTGCTCAGGCTGCAGCTGAGAGCGTGATGTGCCTGTGAGGAGGCAGTCTTGGGTGACCAGTTACATGTCCCCAGGCCTCACTTGTTGAAATCCTGCAGCCAGTGTACACGGCCCGGAAGCACTGTTAGCACAGTCGTTGGGTAGACGGTGGGCAAGGCGGTGAGGGCACTGGGACCCTCTGGCGCTGTCTAGCCCAGCGGGAGCAGAGGCAGGTTCCTGGGCACAGACAGGAAGGGGTGAAGGTGCACGCTCCAGCCCGTGCAAGGAGCCCAGATGCAGGAGGAGAGGCCGCCTCCCTGGCATTGGCATTGTCAGCCCTTCCTGGCCTCAgagccctcctctgcccctgctgGCTGGAGGCTCCAAGTCCCAACGGCCTCATCGGTAAGACTGTCCAGTGTCCCCCGGCCAGGGGACAAGTGACACAAGAGGACACCACCATGCCCTTCTGACAGCAAGGGGGGAGGCTTTAGAATGAGGAACCAACCGGGCCACCTTGGGCAGAGAAGATGAGAACAGTGGCTGTCATGTGACTATTGAGGGACTCTCCAGACCTAGTCTAGCTACCCTATTCCTGACCTCATCCCCGGGTAGCCTGGGGGCGTCTGGGCTCCCCCTCTGCCAATGCCCTctcctctcagctcctcccccgcCTCGATTTCCCtgtcccggggggggggggggggagcagcgTCCTAGTGAAGAAGGGACAGTTCCGCGGCGGGCCTTGCTGGAACCCGCCTCAGGGTGGGGAGCAGAACCCCTGACCTTCTCGAACAGCGCTGGGCAGGCGGACAGGGGCCGGCCCAGGACTGGGAGAGGGGCGAACAGCACCTGGCTGTCAGGGTCCCCCAGCACTGTGGCACCTGGATCCTGGCTGGATACATCCTAGGACCACCTGCGTGTCCGTGGGAGGGCGCTGGGAAAGCCCAGCAGACGGACGGACGCCAGCGTGAAAGCACCAGGTGGAACATGCTTGTTGTACATGCCCATGCATGTTCTGTGCTCCTCCTGTGCTCTGCCCCAGTGAGGGGGGCGCAGAGCTTGCCTCACGTCACAGGCTCAAAAGACACCCCCCATTCATGTTGCCACTGCTGCcaccttggattttttttcatttgtctccataagGTAAGAGTTGCgacaaaggacagtctttttTGATTGACGCACCGGACTCGCCAGCCGCCGTAGCCTACAGAGGGATCATTCAAAGTATGTGTGCAGGAGTCCCGGGACTGCGGAGGGCGGCGGGGCGCCGTGGGGTCGTGGAGGTCCTGGCCCTGCTGCCTCCGGGGGGGGGGGACCCCTCACCCAGGAAGCCAGGTGTGAGGAACCAGGTGAGGGAAGACCAACGTGTGCCGCCTGCgttggtgggtgggtgggcagcGGAAGCCTGGATTTTAgggggactgggggtggggggtggtcaaTAAGCTTATAAGCTCTTGGGTTGCGGTGGCGTTGCTTTTACTTACAAAAATGGTGTCTAGGGCCAGGACCAGCCTTCGCAGGATTCTGGGTCTGTGGAGCGAGCCTACGGCAGCCCTCCAGCCATGCAGCTAGGCCCCGGGATGAGCGGGAGTCAGGAGGTCAGGCCCTCAGCAGAGACAGGGCTGTTGGGGGGGTGAGGCCCTCACCAGCAGGGCTGTCGGAGAGCCCGACTCATGGCCCCTGCCGCTTTGTCCTCTCTTCCAGAAATCCAGGAGTTCTGTGGCCACCATAAGCCAAAGCAagagcccctccccagctcctgaaCCACGAGAGAACAGGCAAGACGCAGGCCGCCCGAGCAGCGTGGGGACACAGTGGGGGTCACAGGCAGAAAGGGACCAGACTCTGGTAGGGCATGAAGTCATTTTTTAGAGATGCTTTAATCCTAATGTTTGTATACTTTGACATACAGAAAGGCTTTCTTTACCAATACGTggtcttaaaaaattaaaaacctcctCAAACCTGTCCCCCGAGGCCTGCGTCCGGTGAGAAGCCAGCAGCTTGCTGCTCGGGGGATTCTGCTCCAACGGAAGCTTGTTCAGTTATAGGACTTCTCACTTAGGCCGCTGTCGCCGCAGAAGTGAAGCCTGAAAAGGAACCACAGGGATGGATGTGTGGCCTCATTGCAAAATCCAGTCATGGTTTCAAACAGCCTCGTCCAAATGCTGCTCCTTGTGAAggagggagaaatgaaaatagtCCCCCAAGCCCTTGAAAAGCCCTAAATCACCCTGTAAACAGAACGGGGGGCCGGGGGCATGTGTGCACTGGACGCAGTCACGTCCGGCGTCCTCCAGTACAGGACAGGGTCTCTTTCCAAGTCCATGAAAGCAGAGACTGATGTCAACTCGAGAGTCCTCTCGTGGCCGGGAGCGGGGCAGGAACGACGCCACCAGGGGAAGGTTTCCAGGGCGGTCCGCACACACATGGACAGACAGGCAAAcccctgttctctccctccccctctctcagttcctgcccctcccttcagGCCTGCTCGTAGGGCGGCTTTCGTACATGTTCCTCGTGAGCACAGGGTAAGGGCAGGCTTGGCAAACCCCCGAGGCTGCAGGCTGGCCCCCTGGGTCCGACCTCTTACCTAATGCTTGTGCATCTCCAGCCCCGCGGGGCCAGGCTTCTGGAAGTCCCTCGGGCTGGCCTGTGAGGGGAAAAGTCAGCTGTGGCTTTGTCCTCACATGTGAGGGGCCCGATTCTGCTGATTCAGGGGCCAGAGCAAACCCACAATGGAACCAAAAGCCCACAGAGCCCGTTGCTCAACGTCTTGGCATAAAGCAGCACTGGTCAGGTTTTAAGACGGTTCAATCCACTTGAAGATGAACCTTACCCAATTTGAAAGCGCACTCTCCCTTCTAGAAATACAAGCGAAGTTAAAAAATGGTTTGGTGTAGTATTGTTGTGTGTGTGGTCCGGACAGGGCAGCCATTTGCCATTGGCCTTGTTCACCGCCAGCGCCCGGAGGGCGGGGCCAGGAGGAAGACCACTCACCGTTGGGAGCACCGTGTGGGACAGAAAACCGGCTGTGACTTTGCTGATGTCCCTCTCGCCTCCCATCTTGCAAAGGACGTAGCCATAGAGGTTAGCAGCTTGGAGAGAGATGCCGGCTGTCACGAGGGCCTGCGCTCGGACAAAGCAAACTCTTTGAAGAGCATGTATTGAAACGTCCCCCCTCAAGCCACACGGCAGGGGCTCTGGCCTGTACCTGGTAACAGCCAGTCCCCCCCGAGCACGCCTCTTGTCCTCAGCAGCCCAAGAGGTCGGTGCCATcattgccccattttacagggaggaaactaaagcccagagaCACCAAAGTGCCCAAGTCCCAGAGCTGATGCCTGCAGACCAGCACCCCAACTCCACCGCCCCTGCTTGTAATGACCCTGTGCTCCCAGTGGGGATTTCGGTGTTCCCACACGTGAGGCGGGTCCCAGCAATGCAATTGTAAGAAAACTGTCAAATAAAACTTGAGAACGCTGAGGTGAGCTTATTCCTATTTGGGAAGGGTTCCAAGGTGACCACAGGCCCTGCTTACAACTCCACTCAGCATTAGTCATATGAGTCCAAAAGCTACAGCCAGAtggccagcaggggaggaggggatgaaCTGAACGGAGTGTGTCCAGACAGTGGACTATTACACAGCTATAAAGAAAGTTCTGAGAGGTGCTCCAACACCGACAAGCCTTGAAAATCCCACCTTTTGTGAAAGAAGATCGCAAACGATCATGTTCTAGAATTCCTGTTATAGGAAGTTTCTAGAATAGATAAGCCTAGTGGGACAGACAGGTGAATGAGGGATAGGGCTGGGGGGGAATGAGGGCCTAAACGTACAGGGTTAAATACCCCAAAACTCGCTGCAGTCATGACTGCATGACTGAAGCCCCTGGAAACGCGCCGTATCACATGGGCTCTGTAGGCATATCGGCCGGACCGAGAATCACCGCAGGGTGACCCGACGGGTAACACCAGCGCCCGCTCTTGCGGCCACGTCCGTGAGGTCAGAGCCCCACCTTACCAGCCACTTGAGCTTCAGGGAGAACAAGGTGCCGAAGAAGAACACAATCCAGATCACCGGGCAGATGATGAGGCTGAGCCAGAAGATGCGCACCTCCGCCTCGGTGGCCGTGGGGCGGTGCGGGGACACCTGCGGGCGGGAGGGGGCCGGGGGCATGCGGCGGCCAGGAGCCAGACCCGCGCGGAGCCCCGAGGGAGCCCCCAGTGCGGGGCCCACAGTACCTTTCTGGCCTCGAAGATCCAGTGGCTCTTCCCGTCTTCGTCTATCTGGTTCCGCCAGCGGAGGCCCACCAGGAGGCTGCCGGTGACATTCTGGGGGAGAGGACACAAGGACCCCGCGCTCCCGTAAAGATGCAGTCGTCTGGTCACTGACCAATGGAAGGTTGTTCACGTGGAGCTTGTCCGCAGAGCAGGAAGAGCGGGGGACTGAACCCGCAGGTTCTCAGAATCGGGTGGCGGCTTCTCATTCCCAACCCCATGTACCTTTAACgtgactccccccacccccaaaacaacGCTGCATACGTGTTTTAAGTGCCTGCCAAGTTTACCAAAAACACAAAGCCGGATGGAGCCATCCTGTCCTAAGACACATCGCTGCAGTTGTGACAAGTGAGGGCCAGAGCCACTGGTCAGCTCTGAACCATGGGTTCTAACGCGAATTTCAAGGGATGTTGGCTCGGTATGTAGCTGCAGTTTCAAGTAAACTACATCTCGGCTCAAGTCGGCCACGTGTGGCAGGGGTGTCCCCATCTGGAAATACGGCCCTCGTGTGTCCGGAGGGTCCTGAGCGAGGGGCGTGGCTCACCTTCACGGACCAGAAGTCACAGGACAGGAGGAGCAGCACGGTGACGAAGCAGCCCCCAAAGCTTCTGCTGAACCAGTCACAGCACACGTAGGTGACGGTGGCGCTCACTCGGAAAAACAGGTGGAAAAAGGTGGCCAACGGGTGCCTGGGAAGGAACCGCGCAGCCCCATCAGCGCAGGGGCCGAGAGGGCGGGCCCCGAGTGCACCCCGCGGGCTCGGACTTTTCCCACGGTCCCCGGGGCGCCGCCAGCCCCACACAGGCGCAGTGCTGTGGACGTCCGTCCACCACCAGTCCCGAGATAGTCATCCGTCTACTAGCATCTCTCCCCTCCAAGAATCCAGTACTTTCCCCTAATCTGAGTTCAAAGATCACTGGCCTTCCTCGAAACTTGGCTACCTCCAACAGGACAGCAGTCACTGCCTCCCCACCTGGCAGTGAGAAGGACCAGTTCCTTAAAGGTAAAGGTTGGGTGATTCCACCAGTAACTGAGCTGTCCATGTGCAGCCCATGTGATCGGGGAATGCGCGTTCCTGGATAGAGGGAAATCCTGACTCCGCCACAGCAATTGATAAAGGCAAAAGTGTGAAAGACCAGAGACCCAAGGGTAGATTGGTGACCAGGGCCACCCGTGCCTCCAGAGCAGAGAGAACTAAGGCCTACCggggccaggcaggggctggggtgggtgaCAGGGACCAGGTGGCACACCGTTCTGGCATCCAGGCTTTTTCTTGGGAATCTATCTTGGTAGAGCATGGGGGCAAACAAGCAGGGAAGATGGACAAAGCAGCGGTGCAAGCCCTATGGGGGCTGGCACTCAAAGCAGGAGCCAGAGCCCAGGATGGAGGGGCCGGTGGATAGACGGACGGGGTCGGCCTCCTCACCCTGCTCTGCCAGGCCCGGGGTTCACACGAGGAGCCTGAACTTCAGAGCTGCAGCAGACAAGTGTTTTTAAAGGACAGCAACTGATAGCAGGACTAAGATACTGCAGGCCACGGTTCATGTGGGCCCGGGAGCCGCCAACCAGCAGCCTCCAGGGGCGTCAGAGAGGTAGTCCCGTCGGGAGGCACCTGCTTGTTCTTCCCAAGGAGGGTGCAGAGTGAGCAAGCCGGGGGCCTGTGTGACTCTGCGGTTTCTGACTCTCAAGAGCACGTGAACGGATTCAGAAGCAGAATCTGTAGTGGCTTCTGTCTGGGCTCCCGGTGTCCACAGGCAGACCCAGCAGGGCCATGACACCGGCCCTTCGCCAGCAcgcttctcctctctgcctttcagaTCCTGAGCTCTCCTGGGGGCCTGGGTACACGCCAGCCAGGGGGACGTGTACCCGGCCCCAGAGAACCAGATGTGATCGCATAGGCTCTCCAGCTCTGGAATGTTCCCAGACAATACAGCCCTCAGCAGTGTCTGATACCCTTTTaaccttaaatcttttttttgtttagttttgtttgagAGCAAGGGAGTGCGCATGCGTGAATGGGAGAGGGCCGGAAGGAGCAAGACCGAGGAGCCAAGACTGAggagccgaagcaggctccccgcagtgagggctcgaactcacagaccttgagatcaagacctgagctgaaatcaagaatcagatgctcaaccaaccgagccatccacaTCTCGCGCCCCTCAGCTTGTATCTTGCGAATCTCTTAACTCCGTGTCTTACACTGTTGCCTCCACACTGAGAATAAAGAAGTCCTCTTTCAAGAACTGAAACTTCTTTCAGGGCAGGAAACCATGTTTGAGATCATCTTACACGCGTGCTGGTTCCTGGCATTTAAGTCTCTCGGCACATACTTGCCGGGCCGAGCCCTGTCGGCGAGTTTATTTTGTAGGACCACATGTTGTAGGAGAGTGGAGACCTAAAACATGTATGTGAGACCCACCCAGGTCTGCTGATCCAGGGTAAATCCTGGAAGGTCACGCATTCGAATAAATCCCCTGCCCACCcatgtggggggttttttttttttttttggccgtGGTTTCCTAAAATAAAACGCAGAAAAATTCCCATTGCTGGAAGGTTCTGCTTCGTTGGGTCCCAGTTCAATGATTTCCTCAACTTGTAATG contains:
- the TVP23A gene encoding Golgi apparatus membrane protein TVP23 homolog A isoform X2, which codes for MKQALVDDTEDVSLDFGSEEELAFPKAKIRHPLATFFHLFFRVSATVTYVCCDWFSRSFGGCFVTVLLLLSCDFWSVKNVTGSLLVGLRWRNQIDEDGKSHWIFEARKVSPHRPTATEAEVRIFWLSLIICPVIWIVFFFGTLFSLKLKWLALVTAGISLQAANLYGYVLCKMGGERDISKVTAGFLSHTVLPTASPRDFQKPGPAGLEMHKH
- the TVP23A gene encoding Golgi apparatus membrane protein TVP23 homolog A isoform X1, with translation MKQALVDDTEDVSLDFGSEEELAFPKAKIRHPLATFFHLFFRVSATVTYVCCDWFSRSFGGCFVTVLLLLSCDFWSVKNVTGSLLVGLRWRNQIDEDGKSHWIFEARKVSPHRPTATEAEVRIFWLSLIICPVIWIVFFFGTLFSLKLKWLALVTAGISLQAANLYGYVLCKMGGERDISKVTAGFLSHTVLPTVSGLPPGPALRALAVNKANGKWLPCPDHTHNNTTPNHFLTSLVFLEGRVRFQIG
- the TVP23A gene encoding Golgi apparatus membrane protein TVP23 homolog A isoform X3; amino-acid sequence: MKQALVDDTEDVSLDFGSEEELAFPKAKIRHPLATFFHLFFRVSATVTYVCCDWFSRSFGGCFVTVLLLLSCDFWSVKNVTGSLLVGLRWRNQIDEDGKSHWIFEARKALVTAGISLQAANLYGYVLCKMGGERDISKVTAGFLSHTVLPTVSGLPPGPALRALAVNKANGKWLPCPDHTHNNTTPNHFLTSLVFLEGRVRFQIG